A single Amphiprion ocellaris isolate individual 3 ecotype Okinawa chromosome 1, ASM2253959v1, whole genome shotgun sequence DNA region contains:
- the rab11a gene encoding ras-related protein Rab-11A — MGTRDDEYDYLFKVVLIGDSGVGKSNLLSRFTRNEFNLESKSTIGVEFATRSIQVDGKTVKAQIWDTAGQERYRAITSAYYRGAVGALLVYDIAKHLTYENVERWLKELRDHADSNIVIMLVGNKSDLRHLRAVPTDEARAFAEKNGLSFLETSALDSTNVETAFQTILTEIYRIVSQKQMSERQESDMSPSNNVVNIQVQPTENKPKMQCCQNI; from the exons ATGGGCACTAGAGATGATGAATACGATTACCTGTTCAAAG TGGTCCTGATTGGAGACTCGGGGGTGGGAAAGAGTAACCTGCTGTCCCGCTTCACCCGGAACGAGTTCAACCTGGAGAGTAAGAGCACCATCGGAGTGGAGTTCGCTACGCGCAGCATCCAGGTGGACGGAAAGACGGTGAAGGCTCAGATCTGGGATACAGCCGGCCAGGAGCGCTACCGAGCCATCACGTCAGC GTACTACCGCGGAGCGGTGGGAGCTCTGCTGGTCTACGACATCGCCAAGCATTTAACCTATGAGAACGTGGAGCGCTGGCTGAAGGAGCTGAGAGATCACGCCGACAGCAACATCGTCATCATGCTGGTGGGCAACAAAAGCGACCTGCGCCACCTCCGGGCCGTTCCCACCGACGAGGCCCGGGCTTTTGCTG AGAAGAATGGTTTATCTTTTCTGGAGACGTCGGCTCTGGACTCCACCAACGTCGAGACGGCCTTCCAGACCATCCTGACAG AGATCTACCGTATCGTCTCCCAGAAGCAGATGTCGGAGCGCCAGGAGAGCGACATGTCGCCTAGCAACAACGTGGTCAACATCCAGGTGCAGCCCACCGAGAACAAACCAAAGATGCAGTGCTGTCAGAACATCTAA